A genomic window from Mesorhizobium sp. 131-2-1 includes:
- a CDS encoding GNAT family N-acetyltransferase, which produces MEHFTVSKKRRTALSLCSDAIPGRKTADTFLGIALAGNAMSSTTSPSSEKIQPRLRPVRPSDAEALCAIFNMPGFRWGTFRMPFERVEQVERRIAKAAQETTWIVAELDDKVVGHGSLVVQGSPRRSHIGEINIGVDDAFVGKGVGSAILGALLDVADNWRALKRVELTVYADNEPAIRLYTSHGFEVEGRHVKAGFTDGQYHDLLSMARLRF; this is translated from the coding sequence TTGGAGCATTTCACCGTTTCAAAAAAACGGCGAACTGCTCTATCTCTTTGTTCTGACGCAATTCCGGGGCGGAAAACCGCTGACACTTTTCTTGGAATTGCTCTAGCCGGGAACGCCATGAGCAGCACGACTTCGCCATCCTCCGAGAAAATCCAGCCGCGGCTCCGACCCGTCCGGCCAAGCGATGCCGAGGCGCTTTGCGCGATCTTCAACATGCCTGGCTTCCGCTGGGGCACGTTCAGGATGCCCTTCGAGAGGGTGGAGCAGGTGGAGCGGCGCATCGCCAAGGCCGCTCAGGAAACCACCTGGATCGTTGCGGAGTTGGACGACAAGGTCGTCGGCCATGGCAGCTTGGTGGTGCAGGGTTCGCCGCGCCGTTCGCACATCGGCGAGATCAACATCGGCGTCGACGATGCCTTTGTCGGCAAGGGCGTCGGCTCTGCCATACTTGGCGCGCTGCTTGACGTGGCCGACAACTGGCGGGCCCTGAAACGGGTCGAATTGACGGTCTATGCCGACAACGAACCGGCCATCCGTCTCTACACCAGCCACGGCTTCGAGGTCGAAGGTCGGCATGTGAAGGCCGGCTTTACCGACGGGCAGTACCACGACCTGCTGAGCATGGCCCGGCTGCGGTTCTGA
- a CDS encoding trifunctional glycosyltransferase/class I SAM-dependent methyltransferase/polysaccharide deacetylase: MAHNPLVSIVVPAHNAEATLARALDCLLDQEIADWEAIIVDDASTDSTPAIIAGYEHDARFRTLRSCAHSAAAARNSGIATARGHWLMFLDADDWVDASFLAKMLAALKTAPDAVAAYCGSRRVMPDGELTPSSLLTEVAIQPFETFARRCAICTHALLVDRETIVELGGFDVSLRTCEGWDLWQCIARLGKNWVMVDEPLAFYRTSPNALSRNSTQMLADAEIVIARGFSADPRVKHPASAHANGAIEANGGSASEALAWFALWNAASECGSGARSIDPQSLRALPVARKWAREIARVVFDGLMAGSLSVPAQLAARWDRFGGAITELIIGLGKVWDSSVAARRVQYHLEQMLLEADDLAAPRSLARTLGLRVDARNPTSTKLPEGTDQIYAHLIMDGQIEAVVQFGALGTVTTDHWIELILDVVPPERLSDSAEALLSTAERRSDPDSHFGKLARLAAEAQELVRSSAEPAERLAAPRRKPAADGHANDRTSFWNRHFATENHWNYASPYEQEKYQRQLEILPAGPIGRALELACAEGHFTRQLAPRVGHLTATDISAVAIGRAGARCSDQPNVEFGVLDFAADTLPGGMDLIVCSEVLYYLDDLAELRRVAKKLVEALAPGGSFISAHAFVLRDNLERTGFDWNTFGAQAISETLAATEGLVLEQSIQTELYRIDRFRRLSPSDVATEPVIDHVPIHAPIEIGVARKIVWGGARALRRDVARSERRQRIPVLMYHSVSDDGPAALARFRLTPAAFASQMTWLRANGFHAINSEQLEGCIANRQPFVGRPVLITFDDGFQNFDDHAWPILRKNDLTAEVFLVTDLMGESAWWDAEIGPPTPLMGAGTVRRLAGEGAFFGSHMATHRAIDGLSSSDLAAELLRSRMFIERWTGRPTTAFAAPFSVTDRRLGRLAKECGYRIGFGGRHGPAGLDCDLIDLPRIEIRGDRSLDDFVAIVEAVLK; encoded by the coding sequence GTGGCACATAATCCCCTGGTTTCAATCGTAGTGCCTGCGCACAACGCGGAGGCGACGCTGGCGCGCGCGCTCGATTGCCTTCTCGATCAGGAAATAGCGGATTGGGAGGCGATCATCGTCGATGACGCTTCCACCGACAGCACCCCCGCGATCATCGCCGGTTATGAGCACGACGCCCGATTTCGCACGTTGAGGTCTTGCGCGCATAGCGCCGCGGCCGCGCGCAATAGCGGGATTGCGACAGCGCGCGGCCACTGGCTGATGTTTCTGGATGCGGACGATTGGGTGGATGCCAGCTTCCTTGCGAAAATGCTGGCCGCGCTGAAAACCGCTCCCGATGCAGTGGCCGCCTATTGCGGTTCCCGGCGTGTGATGCCCGATGGCGAACTCACCCCATCGAGCCTCTTGACTGAGGTTGCGATCCAGCCCTTCGAAACATTCGCCCGCCGGTGTGCCATCTGTACTCACGCGCTGCTGGTCGATCGGGAGACGATTGTCGAGTTGGGCGGTTTCGATGTGTCGCTGCGCACCTGCGAGGGCTGGGATCTGTGGCAATGCATCGCACGTCTGGGCAAAAATTGGGTGATGGTCGACGAGCCGCTCGCCTTCTATCGGACCAGCCCCAATGCACTCTCCCGCAATTCGACGCAGATGCTGGCAGATGCGGAAATCGTGATCGCCCGCGGCTTTTCTGCTGATCCCAGGGTCAAACACCCGGCATCGGCTCACGCCAACGGCGCGATCGAGGCGAACGGCGGCTCCGCTTCCGAAGCCCTTGCGTGGTTCGCCTTGTGGAACGCCGCGTCGGAATGCGGCAGCGGTGCGCGATCGATCGACCCGCAGTCGCTGCGCGCGCTCCCGGTAGCACGCAAGTGGGCGCGTGAGATCGCCAGGGTGGTCTTCGATGGCCTTATGGCAGGGAGCCTGTCGGTGCCAGCGCAATTGGCTGCCAGGTGGGACAGGTTCGGCGGCGCCATCACCGAGTTGATCATCGGACTCGGCAAAGTCTGGGACAGTTCCGTCGCGGCTCGCCGCGTCCAGTATCACCTTGAGCAGATGCTTCTCGAGGCAGACGATCTTGCCGCGCCGCGCAGTCTGGCGCGAACACTTGGACTTCGCGTCGACGCCCGAAATCCGACCTCGACCAAACTGCCAGAAGGAACCGATCAAATCTATGCCCATCTGATCATGGATGGCCAGATCGAGGCTGTCGTGCAGTTCGGCGCACTCGGGACAGTAACAACGGATCATTGGATCGAATTGATCCTGGATGTCGTGCCCCCTGAGCGGCTTTCAGACAGTGCCGAGGCATTGTTGTCCACAGCGGAACGCCGGTCCGATCCAGACAGCCACTTCGGCAAACTCGCGCGATTGGCCGCAGAGGCGCAGGAACTGGTACGGTCGAGCGCCGAGCCTGCGGAGCGTCTTGCAGCGCCACGCCGTAAACCGGCCGCGGACGGGCACGCCAATGATCGCACGTCGTTCTGGAATCGCCATTTCGCGACCGAGAACCACTGGAACTACGCCTCGCCCTATGAGCAGGAAAAATATCAGCGGCAGCTCGAAATTCTGCCTGCCGGTCCCATCGGACGGGCGCTCGAGCTGGCCTGCGCGGAGGGCCATTTCACGCGGCAGCTGGCGCCACGAGTGGGCCATCTGACCGCAACCGACATATCCGCCGTGGCCATCGGGCGGGCGGGCGCGCGATGCAGCGATCAGCCGAATGTTGAGTTCGGCGTACTGGATTTCGCTGCGGACACGCTGCCGGGTGGGATGGACCTGATCGTCTGTTCGGAAGTGCTCTACTACCTGGATGATCTCGCCGAGTTGCGGCGCGTCGCCAAGAAACTTGTTGAGGCGCTGGCGCCTGGAGGCAGTTTCATCAGCGCACACGCATTCGTGCTGCGTGACAATCTTGAAAGGACGGGTTTCGACTGGAACACGTTCGGTGCGCAAGCGATCTCTGAGACGCTGGCAGCGACCGAAGGCCTCGTCCTCGAGCAATCGATCCAGACCGAGCTCTATCGCATAGACCGCTTCCGCCGCCTGTCGCCAAGCGACGTGGCGACGGAACCGGTGATCGATCATGTTCCAATCCACGCGCCTATCGAAATCGGGGTCGCGCGAAAGATCGTCTGGGGCGGGGCGCGGGCCTTGCGCCGCGACGTCGCACGTAGCGAGCGGCGGCAGCGTATCCCTGTCCTCATGTATCACAGCGTCTCCGATGATGGTCCGGCCGCGCTCGCCCGCTTTCGGCTCACGCCCGCCGCATTCGCCAGCCAGATGACATGGCTGCGCGCCAATGGCTTTCACGCGATTAATTCAGAGCAGCTGGAAGGGTGCATCGCCAACCGTCAACCTTTCGTTGGCCGCCCGGTGCTCATCACCTTCGATGACGGCTTCCAGAACTTTGACGACCATGCCTGGCCGATCTTGCGCAAAAACGACCTGACCGCGGAAGTGTTCCTGGTGACGGACCTGATGGGTGAAAGTGCATGGTGGGACGCCGAAATCGGCCCGCCGACGCCGCTTATGGGCGCCGGGACGGTGCGACGCCTCGCCGGCGAAGGTGCGTTCTTCGGAAGCCATATGGCGACGCATCGCGCTATCGACGGCCTGTCGAGCTCTGACCTGGCTGCCGAGCTCCTGCGCTCTCGGATGTTCATCGAACGGTGGACCGGTCGGCCAACCACGGCATTCGCGGCACCCTTCTCCGTCACCGACCGGCGGCTTGGCCGGCTGGCCAAAGAGTGCGGCTATCGGATCGGCTTCGGCGGCAGACACGGGCCGGCGGGCCTCGATTGCGATCTCATCGACCTTCCGCGCATCGAGATTCGTGGGGATCGCTCGCTCGATGACTTTGTTGCCATTGTCGAGGCCGTGCTCAAATGA
- a CDS encoding thioesterase domain-containing protein codes for MNAPKTIRPGYSMSSDGLAHVIAGIFASELQIPTADIDDNFFDLGGDSLTAETLVLAVQSRFGIKIQTSVLLAAPTPREFGRLVASMMPNHSARQLLVPVSGSSGHEPIAMIHGISGSALFANRFGKRLKEKYAVTAVRGMGLEPGEQPYSSLDEISASYFEGLTSVAGRPPHIIGGICLGGLLAIEVGRLTYEATGERPALLLIDPPPLGSAWLKPIEDDRMTAGRRRQITRKVVYWRLLRDGLNAAGLGQTRIGRHTRRKAFKSALIRAAAGFSPSSYPCDILVLASSEWSSATVEQYKGWASEKTRIKTVVVPGTHDKFREANVEAIDDEIIAFLAARDVSVACEPASP; via the coding sequence ATGAACGCACCGAAAACCATCCGGCCTGGCTATTCCATGTCGAGCGACGGGCTCGCGCATGTGATTGCAGGCATCTTTGCTTCGGAACTGCAGATCCCGACTGCGGACATCGACGACAATTTCTTCGATCTCGGCGGCGATTCCCTGACCGCCGAAACACTCGTCCTTGCCGTGCAGAGCCGGTTCGGCATCAAGATCCAGACCTCGGTCCTGCTTGCGGCGCCGACGCCGCGTGAATTTGGCAGGCTGGTCGCGTCCATGATGCCAAACCACAGCGCACGGCAGCTCCTGGTGCCGGTATCCGGCAGTTCCGGCCATGAGCCGATCGCGATGATCCACGGCATTTCGGGATCGGCGCTGTTCGCCAACCGTTTCGGAAAGCGGCTCAAGGAGAAATACGCGGTAACAGCCGTGCGCGGCATGGGACTTGAGCCCGGCGAACAGCCGTATTCCAGCCTGGACGAGATAAGCGCCAGCTATTTTGAAGGCCTGACCTCGGTGGCGGGCCGACCCCCACACATCATCGGCGGTATCTGCCTTGGCGGCCTGCTGGCGATCGAGGTCGGGCGCCTCACCTATGAAGCGACCGGCGAGCGGCCGGCGCTGCTGCTCATCGATCCACCGCCGCTCGGCTCGGCCTGGCTGAAGCCGATAGAGGACGACCGCATGACCGCCGGCAGGCGACGCCAGATCACGCGCAAGGTCGTCTACTGGCGCCTGCTTCGCGACGGCCTGAATGCCGCCGGGCTGGGCCAAACGCGCATCGGACGACACACCCGGCGCAAAGCATTCAAGAGCGCCCTCATCCGCGCCGCTGCCGGATTCTCGCCCTCGTCTTACCCTTGCGATATTCTGGTTCTCGCCAGTTCGGAGTGGAGCTCCGCGACGGTGGAGCAATACAAGGGCTGGGCGTCTGAAAAGACCAGGATAAAGACCGTCGTGGTGCCGGGTACGCACGACAAGTTTCGCGAAGCCAACGTGGAAGCGATCGACGACGAGATCATCGCGTTCCTCGCTGCCAGAGATGTTTCGGTGGCGTGCGAACCCGCGTCGCCATAG
- a CDS encoding redoxin domain-containing protein, which produces MSARSDLVPLQPGDRAPNVVLDAITQEGKIALDDFRGQRPVLVGLFRGLHCAFCRRHIAAQARLDPELREKGVGSLTVVNTPIERARLYFRYHPMPNLVAASDPERASHRAFGLPNLEFTQNETNWPYKVSMAAAKDLRVDIPGELPGPMDPFAAGEFLEKRDPYELTEADEQMMATGHGQLVGQFLLDRQGIVRWSFTEVPEGGRYMFGAPSPQELMSAVSQVAQ; this is translated from the coding sequence ATGTCCGCGCGCAGTGACTTGGTACCGCTTCAACCGGGCGACCGTGCGCCGAACGTGGTGCTCGACGCCATCACCCAGGAAGGCAAGATCGCGCTTGACGACTTTCGCGGACAAAGACCGGTGCTGGTCGGCCTGTTTCGAGGTCTGCACTGCGCGTTTTGCCGGCGCCATATCGCCGCCCAGGCGCGGCTTGATCCGGAGCTGCGCGAAAAGGGCGTGGGGAGCCTGACGGTGGTCAACACGCCGATCGAGCGGGCGCGTCTCTATTTCCGCTACCACCCGATGCCGAACCTAGTTGCTGCCTCCGACCCTGAACGCGCTTCACATCGTGCTTTTGGGCTGCCCAATCTCGAATTCACCCAGAATGAGACGAACTGGCCGTACAAGGTCTCGATGGCAGCGGCAAAGGATTTGCGGGTCGACATACCAGGCGAGTTGCCCGGTCCGATGGACCCCTTTGCGGCCGGCGAATTCCTCGAAAAGAGGGACCCTTACGAACTGACCGAAGCCGACGAGCAGATGATGGCGACGGGGCACGGACAACTGGTCGGTCAGTTCCTCCTGGACCGGCAGGGCATCGTCCGCTGGAGCTTCACGGAGGTTCCTGAGGGCGGGCGATATATGTTTGGAGCGCCAAGCCCGCAGGAGCTGATGTCGGCCGTGTCCCAAGTCGCCCAATAG
- a CDS encoding adenylate/guanylate cyclase domain-containing protein — protein sequence MDCSGCGFEVEGGFAFCPKCGRRQPVPCASCGYLCAPDFEFCPKCGASVGAPAKAVERPAPTPSRTIVPPSRPPSPLANIESEERLHPVSDADRRTVTVLFADLCGFTTLSEQLDPEVMQTLQNELFKELTAAVRNFGGFVDKFIGDALLALFGAPVAHEDDPERALRAALDMIARTARLGERTSHSGSPLLLHIGINTGPVVTGGLGIGAAKSYSVTGDTVNTAQRLQSLAAPGEVLVGELTHRLTRHAFSYESLGDVVLRGKAGSVLVHRLDAPLAAPRAARGLEALGLSAPIIGRGAELNRMLASLDQACGGSAQLVRLVGEAGIGKSRLVKEFVARVGDEDRFRNVAVRQATCSPLGEQSFGALGAVVRSAAGMMQNDNGDEMRGKLAGLLADLGLQGEEAKRLMPLLYHVLGLGDPDATLQHVEPEQLRRQILYAVRTIIERRLALSPLLIVVEDLHWADAASLEALRFVIDRLERTRLMLLVTHRPAPDNDQLDSSRVSHTALRLSPLNSDDGRRLLVALFGESWVSSAGGLLDQILERAGGNPLFVEEIVRGLIDRGVLVREGQRWRTVAGEVATGIPATIQAMLLARVDRLPQEVRRLAQEAAVIGPRFDATLLKAVAADPGRLEAGCELLCDAEIIEEVAGSGSVSSQSYRFTQKLLQDVIYQNLLLQRRTDIHGRVGAALEQLCGDKPERLEDLTMLGHHFALSAERERGALYLQAAGDRARMIYANDDALRFYERALSALGENGQTPLKLAIAERIADLSAPLGRRDIAHQHYETVLQAYRASADCVASARVLRKIGRLLWDVGKRDNAESHYAEAAALLDGADAPVEQAHLWQERGRQAFRSGDHALAAKWADAALDCVGTLTTEHVSEVGRDATLVTAEALNTKAVALARLGRDREAVSQVERSIELAEAAGLLGTACRGYTNLGVLYTTIDPAKAMEVCRRGLEVARHIGDLGFQARLLANLAVACCTFTDRCPTEGVPAAEKAIEIDRALDQREHLPVPLIVLGQIHQCNGRPELAVGLFHDALDVARETGEPQLLFPCYDGLATLNLDLDNLAEAERYFSLAQGICAQHGLDPEGLVVLPFLD from the coding sequence ATGGACTGCTCAGGCTGCGGTTTCGAGGTTGAGGGCGGTTTCGCTTTCTGTCCGAAATGTGGCAGGCGCCAGCCCGTGCCATGCGCCAGTTGCGGCTATCTCTGCGCACCTGATTTCGAATTCTGTCCGAAATGTGGGGCAAGCGTCGGTGCGCCCGCAAAAGCCGTCGAACGGCCTGCTCCGACACCAAGCCGGACCATTGTGCCGCCTTCTCGACCTCCGTCGCCGCTTGCGAACATCGAGAGCGAAGAACGGCTGCATCCCGTCTCTGACGCCGATCGCCGGACGGTAACGGTCCTGTTCGCCGACCTTTGCGGCTTCACGACACTCAGCGAGCAGCTCGACCCCGAGGTCATGCAGACGCTGCAGAACGAGCTGTTCAAGGAATTGACGGCGGCCGTGCGAAACTTTGGTGGTTTCGTCGACAAATTCATCGGCGATGCGCTGCTCGCCTTGTTCGGTGCGCCAGTCGCGCACGAGGACGATCCGGAACGTGCGCTTCGCGCCGCTCTCGACATGATCGCCCGGACGGCGCGGCTTGGCGAACGCACCTCCCACTCCGGCTCGCCTCTGTTGCTCCACATCGGCATAAACACGGGTCCGGTCGTTACTGGAGGATTGGGCATCGGCGCCGCCAAATCCTATTCGGTGACCGGCGACACAGTGAATACGGCGCAACGGCTGCAATCGCTGGCCGCACCGGGTGAGGTGCTGGTCGGCGAGCTCACTCACAGGCTGACCCGGCATGCCTTTTCTTACGAGTCGCTGGGAGACGTCGTGCTTCGCGGCAAGGCTGGCAGTGTGCTCGTCCATCGACTGGATGCACCGCTTGCGGCGCCGCGTGCGGCGCGTGGGCTCGAGGCGCTCGGCCTCAGCGCGCCGATCATAGGTCGGGGTGCCGAGCTCAATAGAATGCTGGCGAGTCTTGACCAGGCGTGCGGCGGCTCGGCCCAACTTGTCCGCCTCGTCGGAGAAGCCGGTATCGGGAAATCGCGGCTGGTGAAGGAGTTCGTCGCCCGCGTTGGCGACGAGGATCGTTTTCGCAACGTCGCCGTGCGGCAAGCCACGTGCTCACCGCTGGGCGAGCAATCATTTGGCGCCCTGGGCGCAGTGGTGCGCAGCGCTGCCGGGATGATGCAAAACGACAATGGGGACGAAATGCGGGGCAAGCTCGCAGGCTTGCTTGCCGATCTCGGCCTGCAGGGCGAGGAGGCTAAGCGGCTGATGCCTTTGCTCTACCATGTGCTTGGCCTCGGCGACCCGGATGCCACCCTGCAGCATGTCGAGCCCGAGCAGTTGCGCCGGCAAATTCTCTACGCAGTCCGCACAATCATCGAACGGCGGCTTGCGTTGTCGCCGCTGTTGATTGTCGTCGAAGACCTGCACTGGGCTGATGCCGCGTCGCTCGAGGCACTGCGTTTCGTGATCGACAGGTTGGAGCGCACGCGGTTGATGTTGCTGGTCACGCATCGTCCGGCGCCGGACAACGACCAGCTCGACTCAAGTCGGGTCAGTCACACAGCGCTCAGGCTTTCTCCGCTCAACAGTGATGACGGACGCAGATTGCTGGTGGCGCTTTTCGGCGAGAGCTGGGTAAGCTCGGCAGGAGGGCTTCTCGACCAGATCCTCGAGCGTGCGGGCGGCAACCCGCTTTTTGTGGAGGAGATCGTTCGCGGCCTTATCGATCGCGGTGTACTGGTGCGCGAGGGCCAGCGATGGCGGACTGTGGCAGGCGAAGTCGCAACCGGCATTCCCGCTACTATCCAGGCAATGTTGCTTGCCCGCGTCGATCGGCTGCCCCAGGAGGTGCGCCGGTTGGCCCAGGAAGCCGCGGTGATCGGCCCGCGCTTCGATGCCACACTTCTGAAAGCCGTGGCCGCCGACCCCGGCCGCCTGGAGGCCGGCTGCGAGCTGCTTTGCGATGCGGAAATCATCGAGGAGGTAGCCGGATCAGGCTCGGTTTCGTCGCAGAGCTACCGCTTTACGCAAAAATTACTGCAGGACGTGATCTACCAGAACCTGCTCCTGCAACGCCGGACCGACATCCACGGGCGGGTCGGTGCTGCCTTGGAGCAACTGTGCGGCGACAAGCCGGAACGGCTCGAGGATTTGACCATGCTTGGTCATCATTTCGCACTGAGCGCCGAGCGGGAGAGGGGCGCGCTTTACCTGCAGGCGGCGGGCGATCGCGCTCGCATGATATACGCCAACGACGACGCCCTTCGTTTCTACGAGCGAGCACTGTCTGCGTTGGGCGAGAACGGGCAAACACCGCTCAAACTGGCAATTGCAGAGCGCATCGCCGATTTGAGCGCCCCGTTGGGCCGCCGCGACATCGCGCACCAGCACTACGAGACGGTGCTGCAGGCATATCGCGCGTCGGCTGATTGTGTCGCTTCGGCGCGCGTTTTGCGCAAGATCGGTCGGCTGCTCTGGGACGTCGGCAAGCGGGACAACGCAGAATCCCACTATGCTGAAGCGGCCGCGCTCCTCGATGGAGCGGATGCCCCGGTCGAGCAGGCGCATCTCTGGCAAGAACGTGGCCGACAGGCGTTCCGTAGCGGAGATCACGCTCTGGCGGCAAAATGGGCAGACGCGGCGCTGGATTGCGTTGGCACTCTGACAACGGAGCACGTCTCCGAGGTGGGGCGTGATGCCACCCTTGTGACCGCCGAGGCACTTAATACCAAGGCTGTCGCGTTGGCTCGCCTCGGGCGAGACCGCGAAGCCGTTAGCCAGGTTGAGCGTAGCATTGAATTGGCCGAAGCCGCCGGTCTCCTGGGCACGGCTTGCCGCGGCTACACCAATCTCGGCGTGCTTTACACGACCATCGATCCGGCAAAGGCGATGGAGGTCTGTCGGCGCGGTCTTGAAGTGGCGCGCCATATTGGTGATTTGGGTTTCCAGGCGCGCCTCCTCGCCAATCTGGCGGTCGCTTGCTGTACTTTCACGGATCGCTGTCCGACGGAGGGTGTGCCTGCTGCCGAGAAGGCCATCGAGATCGACCGGGCGCTCGACCAGCGCGAGCACCTGCCGGTGCCGCTGATCGTGCTTGGGCAGATCCACCAGTGCAACGGCCGTCCGGAATTGGCGGTAGGCTTGTTCCACGACGCACTGGACGTTGCCCGCGAAACGGGCGAACCGCAACTGCTGTTTCCGTGCTATGATGGTCTCGCAACGCTTAATCTCGACCTCGACAATCTGGCCGAGGCTGAACGCTACTTTTCCCTGGCGCAGGGTATATGCGCCCAGCACGGGCTCGACCCGGAAGGGCTTGTGGTGCTGCCTTTTCTCGACTAG
- a CDS encoding adenylate/guanylate cyclase domain-containing protein — protein MSENRKLAAILAADVVGYSRLASADEDLTLARLRTLRSDLIDPTIAVHNGRVIKRTGDGALVEFRSVVDAVRCAVEVQNGMVERNAGVPQDRRIEFRIGIHLGDVVEESDGDLMGDGVNIASRLEGVASPGAICLSEDAYRQVKARLDLSVSDLGSTQLKNIAEPIRVYSLQVGSSGTKAAAASETAASRPATAAPPKLSIAVLPFANMSGDTEQDYFADGISEDIITALSKLSQLFVIARNSSFTFKGQNVHVQEVGAKLGVRHVLEGSVRKSGNRVRITAQLIDATTGGHLWAERFDRDLTDIFAVQDDVTQQIVGALALNLTEGDRQRLAPEHSRNTEAYDYLLRGRELWHRLTKETNVAARDLLQRAIELDPKFASAHAFLALTHGVDYLNRWSASPPESMAQAEEAATRAVTLDGSDPWAHWALAITKLYTRRHDDAIDEAERAIVLNPNFAEGHVILGEALYYSGRSEEALESYARGKILNPYFPDVLLHFQALAQFQLGRYEAAVDLLLQRLARNTVTDVSRALLAASYGHLGRFAEARAAWQEVLRVNPDYSLEYRRKVMPYKNPADFELMVEGLRKAGVVQ, from the coding sequence ATGAGCGAGAATCGTAAGCTAGCGGCAATCCTAGCTGCAGATGTGGTCGGATACAGCCGGCTCGCGAGCGCGGACGAAGATCTTACTTTGGCGAGATTGCGAACACTGCGCAGCGACCTGATCGATCCCACCATCGCAGTGCACAACGGGCGGGTGATCAAGCGCACCGGGGATGGGGCGCTGGTTGAGTTCCGCAGTGTGGTGGATGCCGTGCGCTGCGCCGTTGAGGTTCAAAACGGCATGGTTGAGCGTAATGCCGGCGTGCCGCAGGACCGCCGCATCGAGTTCAGAATCGGCATCCATCTGGGGGATGTGGTGGAAGAAAGTGACGGCGACCTGATGGGCGACGGCGTCAACATCGCCTCGCGTCTGGAGGGCGTCGCGTCGCCCGGCGCCATCTGCCTGTCCGAGGATGCCTATCGCCAGGTCAAGGCGAGGCTCGACCTCTCGGTCAGCGATCTCGGGAGCACGCAGCTCAAGAACATCGCCGAGCCAATCCGGGTCTATTCGCTGCAAGTCGGCAGCTCCGGGACCAAGGCGGCCGCGGCCTCGGAAACCGCGGCGAGCCGGCCGGCGACGGCAGCGCCGCCGAAGCTGTCGATCGCCGTCCTGCCGTTCGCCAACATGAGCGGTGACACCGAACAGGACTACTTCGCCGACGGCATATCTGAAGACATCATCACGGCGCTGTCCAAACTGTCGCAGCTCTTCGTCATCGCACGCAATTCCTCGTTCACCTTCAAGGGCCAGAACGTCCATGTGCAGGAGGTGGGCGCGAAGCTCGGTGTTCGGCATGTACTTGAGGGCAGCGTACGCAAGTCGGGGAACAGGGTGCGCATCACCGCGCAGCTCATCGATGCAACCACGGGCGGCCATCTTTGGGCGGAGCGGTTCGATCGCGACCTCACCGACATATTCGCCGTGCAGGACGACGTGACGCAGCAGATCGTCGGTGCGCTGGCGCTCAATCTGACTGAGGGTGACCGTCAGCGGCTGGCGCCCGAGCACTCGCGTAACACGGAGGCGTATGACTATTTACTGCGGGGCCGGGAGCTGTGGCACCGGCTGACGAAGGAGACGAACGTCGCGGCCCGCGACCTCTTGCAACGTGCCATCGAACTGGACCCGAAGTTTGCCTCTGCCCACGCTTTCCTCGCCCTCACGCACGGCGTCGATTACCTGAATAGGTGGAGTGCATCGCCGCCGGAATCGATGGCGCAAGCGGAAGAGGCCGCAACGCGAGCGGTAACGCTGGATGGCAGCGATCCCTGGGCGCACTGGGCGCTGGCTATAACCAAGCTATATACACGACGGCACGATGACGCCATCGACGAGGCCGAGCGCGCGATAGTCCTCAATCCGAACTTCGCCGAGGGGCACGTCATCCTCGGCGAGGCGCTGTACTATTCGGGCAGATCCGAGGAGGCCCTCGAGAGTTACGCCCGGGGAAAGATCTTGAATCCATACTTTCCGGATGTGCTTCTGCACTTCCAGGCTTTGGCCCAGTTTCAGCTAGGAAGGTACGAAGCGGCCGTTGACCTCTTGCTGCAACGGCTGGCTCGCAACACCGTCACCGACGTCTCGCGCGCGCTTCTAGCCGCCAGCTATGGCCATTTGGGCCGCTTCGCCGAGGCCCGCGCGGCATGGCAGGAGGTGCTTCGCGTCAACCCCGATTATTCGCTGGAATACCGTCGCAAAGTCATGCCCTACAAGAACCCTGCCGATTTCGAACTCATGGTCGAAGGGCTCCGCAAGGCTGGTGTCGTGCAATGA